A part of Diceros bicornis minor isolate mBicDic1 chromosome 10, mDicBic1.mat.cur, whole genome shotgun sequence genomic DNA contains:
- the ZC3H15 gene encoding zinc finger CCCH domain-containing protein 15, translating into MPPKKQAQAGGSKKAEQKKKEKIIEDKTFGLKNKKGAKQQKFIKAVTHQVKFGQQNPRQVAQSEAEKKLKKDDKKKELQELNELFKPVVAAQKISKGADPKSVVCAFFKQGQCTKGDKCKFSHDLTLERKCEKRSVYIDARDEELEKDTMDNWDEKKLEEVVNKKHGEAEKKKPKTQIVCKHFLEAIENNKYGWFWVCPGGGDVCMYRHALPPGFVLKKDKKKEEKEDEISLEDLIERERSALGPNVTKITLESFLAWKKRKRQEKIDKLEQDMERRKADFKAGKALVISGREVFEFRPELVNDDDEEADDTRYTQGTGGDEVDDSVSVNDIDLSLYIPRDVDETGITVASLERFSTYTSEKDENKLSEASGGRAENGERSDLEEDIEGEGQENGAIDAVPVDENLFTGEDLDELEEELNTLDLEE; encoded by the exons GACAAAACTTTTGGTCTAAAGAATAAGAAAGGAGCAAAGCAACAGAAGTTTATCAAGGCTGTCACTCATCAAGTCAAATTTGGTCAACAAAATCCACGTCAG GTAGCACAAAGTGAAGctgaaaagaaattgaagaaagatgataagaagaaaGAATTGCAAGAGCTAAATGAACTGTTCAAACCTGTAGTTGCTGctcaaaaaataagtaaag GTGCAGATCCCAAATCTGTGGTATGTGCATTCTTCAAGCAAGGACAGTGTACTAAAGGAGACAAGTGTAAGTTCTCTCATGACTTGACTCTGGAGAGAAAGTGTGAAAAGCGAAGCGTTTACATTGATGCAAGAGATGAGGAACTTGAAAAAG ATACTATGGATAATTGGGATGAGAAAAAACTGGAAGAAGTAGTGAACAAGAAGCACGGTGAGGcggaaaagaaaaaaccaaaaactcaAATA GTGTGCAAGCATTTCCTTGAAGCTATTGAAAACAATAAATATGGCTGGTTTTGGGTAtgccctggaggaggtgatgtttgCATGTATCGTCATGCACTTCCTCCTGGATTTGTattgaaaaaagataaaaagaaagaagagaaagaagatgaaaTTTCATTAGAAGATCTAATTGAAAGAGAG CGTTCTGCCCTAGGTCCAAATGTTACCAAAATCACTCTAGAATCTTTTCTTgcttggaagaaaaggaaaagacaagaaaagattgataaacttGAGCAAGATATGGAAAGAAGGAAAGCAGACTTCAAAGCGGGGAAAGCGTTAGTG ATCAGTGGTCGTGAGGTGTTTGAATTTCGTCCTGAACTGgttaatgatgatgatgaggaaGCAGATGATACCCGTTACACCCAGGGAacaggtggtgatgag gtTGATGATTCAGTGAGCGTAAATGACATAGATTTAAGCCTGTACATCCCAAGAGATGTAGATGAGACAGGTATTACTGTAGCCAGTCTTGAAAGATTCAGCACATATACTTCAGAAAAAGATG aaaacaaattaaGTGAAGCTTCTGGAGGTAGGGCTGAAAATGGTGAAAGAAGTGATTTGGAAGAGGACATTGAAGGGGAGGGACAGGAAAATGGAGCCATCGATGCTGTTCCTGTTGATGAAAATCTTTTTACTGGGGAAGATTTGGATGAACTAGAAGAAGAATTAAACACACTTGATTTAGAAGAATGA